The Pyrus communis chromosome 5, drPyrComm1.1, whole genome shotgun sequence region GAGCATGAACTACTTTCAGCCAACATACCATCACTTCTTGTGTTTGtacgtgtttatttttttggcaTCTATGCGGAAAACTTTGAATTAATagcaaatgaaagaaaaagagtacatatttttttcatacaaGCGAAATTGGGACAGGGAAATCGAATTCAAAGAATATTATCATAGATTCATAACATGGTGGATTAATTCCATAAATCAAAATATGTTTTCTCCTAAAAAATCAAAGCAAAAAATGATCcaaatgaataatttcttcaagACACAAAGTAAATACATATTTTTATAAGCTCCACCAGCCCTTCCCCTCCCAAAGTAGGGTggaagaaattttaaaaaaaattcattgatGTAAAAAGATTTAGAGTACAaaatttcaaagatcaattttgtcaaatttgacgGATTAAATTATTGTATCCCATGGCATTGTAAGGTTAAGCCCATTATctttccttagtgtagataatatcattggttcaaaaaataaaataaaataattctaTCCCATGGAAAATAGCAATCtaagtacattttttttaaactcaatGCACTTGTCTACCAAGTTACAAGTTCTGATATATACCAACTCTATCATCCAGTTTCTTTAGTTAATTTGTTGAAGGTTGTATACTAAACTGTCTGGAATTGGGTTAAGAGTGATGTTGATTTCATACAAATTGTTTACAAATTcaatcaagaattggaatagaAACCAGTTGATTACTAAACTATCCTTGGtctaaataaattattttatgtgataattaagaaaattgttGTAGCATGAATTTACCGAgggaaaagagagggaaaagtGATTGTAGTATTAGATTGTCGTGACCCGGTTGAGAGAAAAGTGATTTACACCTTGTTTGGAGTATCGACCTTGTCAGGGGATTCCAACAGGGCAAGGAAGGCCGATGTCTGGATGTCATGTTAGGCGGTGTCCCATTCCTACCCTGTTGGGACTACGGACCGACCAGTGAAGAGAAGATTATTGGGATAGCCTATTGTGTTCAACGAAGAAGATGGGTTTGGAGTCTTGCAACCCCGTGATGACTCCCTGGTCACAATCAACCAAAGGATGCTAGGGATGAAGTTTCCGACTCTGACAGGGGTAGGAACTATCATAGGTGATCAAACATCGGCGAGAGTATGTTATGCCTCACTAGTAAAGGTAAAGACCAAAGTGGCGACCGAGCATTTTGTGAGAAAGCTCGGAGGATCACCTGCACCAGGCCCCAGTAGTTGTTGAACGATCCGACTGCTTTACCGAACCGGACGTTCTACCCCGAAGTACTACCCTGGCAATGGAAGCGCGGTGATTTGCAAGGGAAGACACAGTTTGAAGCATGCAAGTTCGAGCAGTTAGGAATACTTATCAACAATAAAACTTTACTCTTGTAAAGATTCTCACTAGCCTGTATGAAGAATAACATAAAGGAAGTTCCAGACAACTTTTGTGGCGGCCATGATGTGATACCAAGTGCTCGGaataggaaagggatcctctctagATCAATTCCTCATAATCCATCAAATTAGGGGATCCAAACCATTAAAAATTGATCTAACGACACTGCTTTCCATTATTCCACCCataaaatatgataaaaaatgaagggtaaatatcagtttactaccctcatgtttcgtggttttcaacatttagtacatcaagtttttttcatcccagagtcatacctaaagtgtaaaaTTTGGGACAGCCTCATACATCCGTTATTCAAACTGTTAAGTCTTCCGTTAACTAATGACGTGATGCCCAcatggacaatgactgggcgccacgtggatattaaaaaaaaaaagaaaagaggttgTTCCTCAACCCCGACCATCCTTCCCTTCTCGGCCTCTACCCATATGTGCAAATCCAACCCTCTCCCTCCCTCAACCCCCGACCCactcaatttaaaaataaaaaaaaagtttatgggCACCTACCTCAACCCCTGACCCTCTCCCTCCATTATCTCCTCCGCACACCCCTCCACGGCTCCACCCCGTTCGTCTTCCCCACACCCCACACCCCTCCACGACCCCACCTCATTCATCTTCCCTTCGTCGCGTACTCGATTAGCCTTCAATCTGTCAATGTGAAGCTTCCTTAGCAGCATGCAGTGTTCGGCGACGAAGACTAATCCCATATTGGTCCACTCGGGGATCTTGACCAAGTGTAGAATCTCCAGATCCAAGCAATTGGAGATGGCTGCCAGTCCTACATCACTGACCTGAAGCTTTTCCAGGTGGATCTCAACCATGGAGGTCACTTGCTTGTTCATTTCGACGACGCAGTCATCGGAGACCTTCTCAAGCAGGCGGAAGAATAAGACCTCGTGGGGGCAGAGGTCGGGCGATGTCTCATCTGCGCAACTGTCCTCGATAAGAACTGTTGTAGACGTAAACGCCGCCAGTACGAGCCGTTGCCTTAGGTTTTGGCTTCCGGTTAACTTCTTGTAGCTTGCTTTCCCGATTATTGCTTCTCTCTGTTCTGTTAGTTTCTCTGCTCTCGGTGGCGGGGACGAGGGGTTTGCAAATTGCTTTTGTAGGGCAGGTATCAAATAGGGGACGAAGGCGGATTGGACGCCCTAGAGTCGCAGAGAGAGGGATAAGGTGGGTcggggaggtgaagagggaaGAATGGATCAGAGAAAGGGTGGCTCGGGTGGGCAAGGGTGGggttatggtttttttttaaaatacttttatttaattaattatttttaatattttttttgaatttttaatttccacgtcgactcttaatgacacgtggcgtctagtcattgtccacatgagcgccacgtcatcagttaacaggAGGCTTAACAGCcaaactaacggatgtatgagactgtctcaaaattaacactttaggtatgactctgggacgaaaaaaaacttcatgtactaaatgttgaaaaccacgaaatttgagggtagtaaactgatatttacccaaGAATGAAATATACATTCATGTGACTATTTGAAAGTGGCATGTTCAGAAAAAGTTTATTACAATGTTTATGTTTTCTATATTCTATTATTAAAATGTACTAatcaagaaaattttatttaaaagaaaGGAAATGGATCATCTTTAGATCATTTCCACCAAATCCTCCCCATCAACTAATCTGAacccttgaaatttaatccaacagctACTAACAGGAAtcaactttaaaagttataataattttagccgtttgatcaaatttcaggAGGTCGGATTGTTTGATGTGAATGATTTGGTGGAAAGGATCCGAAGAGAATCCCTTACCTAAAAGAAAGACCATATCAACATATTATAATAAAtggaggcagattctctgcctTCCCACTTTCCGTACCTTCCTATTttgtatggtcacggttaagtcacgtcaatattttatattttttttttataaagataataagacaaaaatgaatagtaatataaagtGTTGACGTGTCTTaactgtgaccacacaaacaggagggcatggGAAGTGAGAGGGCAGAGAATTTGCCTCCATAATAAATAGTTCGAAacaatttgaattaattattgaatttaaactttttttttaactcgCTTGAGCTTGGCACGTACAAGAGGCAAGTTAAACGTAAACATAGTGGTGCTATTTAGTTTGAGTCGACTCATTTACAATTTTATATCTATTTGACTTTATCAAATATAGGATTAaggcttattttattttatttattgttagTTGATTTTCATGTTGTATtgtttaataattcaatcaccaGAGATACAAACCTTTAAAGCCTCGTTTGACACACCGTATAAAGTATCagataatattaataatacagAGTACGATGTTTGGTGGTAGTTTGTATTAAATAACTATCGGATAAAACAATTCGGTCTCACCAATTTAATACAGCCTATACCCTCTTAGTTATCCTCTCGTTGGTATAATTAGTCGGGTGTCCACTCTTCTCCAACCCTCTCTTCTCTAGCGCATTGTGAACTCCTTATCAACCACAACCAAGGTATTGGCGCTCTTTCTCCCTCCCTTCATCCCAACCGCCAGCAGAGGCTACGGTGACAGAGGAGCCTAAGAAGGAAGAACAGCCAGCCGAAACCCAGGACTCTATAAGAGATTTCATAAcgatttcttcattttctccaaTTTTTTGCTTCTGGGTTTTCAATTATGGTGAAATCTGCACAAACAAGTTTCAAAACCACCTCTTCTGAGAATTATTATCaatttcttttcccttttattCATTTTCTAATATGCAAAGGTCTTTGGGTTGGCCCTTCTCTCTCCTCAAATCTTCACGTTCATCTCTCTCTTCATccaaagctttcatcttcatgtCAATGCCACATCCCAccattaaaaaattcaaaacttaaaatcttttccattttttcagTTTCAACTTTCTCAAATCTCGTATTCGGATCCGCGGTTCGCGGACTTCCATCTGGTCCCCGACCATTGGGGCTCCAATGTCCGGTGGTGGCTGGAGGCGTTCGCAGCTGAGTACCCGCTGCTGGAGGAGCTCCAGCTGAAGAGGATAACGGTCACTGATGAGATTCTGGAGGTGTTTGTTTTGGTGGGTTCAAAGCTCTTCCGCTTGTTAGCTGTGATGGGTTCAGCACTGACATAAAAATAAGGGTGCTTTAGATTTTGGCCCTTACAATTCATTATTTCTAGATAAAAACTCATCTATCTTTAAAGATCCAGTTtaagcccaaatttaaaatttgcaaacATATAGGAACACTATTGACATattaatacaatttatttacactcaTGCCACTCATACTTTATGGTCCCTTTTCCAAATTCCTAAATTTATGCCAAATTAAAAGTagtagaaaaagtgaaataaaatgaaaaaagtgtTTGCATTAACCGTATCTATGTCAAACTagaaaagtagtttttttttttttccgtgatatattttgtagcaattttatccatattaattggtaggtaaattagtttgttccaattatttaaaaaaaaaaaaatactacacctatattatatattttgaatcaaataacattcctctaacttgtaggtaaattattttctatgtattgttatatatgttagacatgttttgttgttgtataaatatgagtggaacataatattgttgattttatacatcaaactgcatttcttttgttataggtaaattattttccatgtacaagtacttatgttaggcaagttttgttgttggtaCATACAATATTTTGTATCATTGTGAAGAAAGATGTTACATTACACCCATGGTATTATCggaaattaatttgttgttagGTAATGAACATTTTGCATCATTGGAAATGAACATTTCAAAGagtaggtaggtaaattaatttgttctaattatataaaaaaaaaattacactatACCTAGCTATACTTAATTtttccaattattaaaaaaatttatactacacccaaccaaataacatttctctaacttgtaggtaatttatttttcatgtattgttaGACATGTTAGGCacgttttgttgttgtataaacaTGGGTGTAACATAGTATTTTTAATACTATACATCGAACTACATTTCTTCTTAATATACATCGAATTACACCCATGGTATAATTGTTCGTAGGTAAATTAATGTGCATGTAGATAATGAAATACAATGttctaatatattaataaaaaaaggataaattcaAAAGTATTCAAGAGTAGGGTGAAAAAACTGAATCGAAtagttttatgaaaattcaatacctttctaaaaaattaatatgcaataaatttttaacattaatgtctttttttcttcttgttgcaAAAGCATTTACTATTTCCTTACAATTAATTGTCTACATCAAGTATgtaataggggtattttaggcatgtgaaaaatgtaaaatgtgtgaattaatatgaagttaatgaatttgcttacGTGGAtcctagtcattgggttttctttgagtAAAAAAGTTATGTAGGgttttatataaagaaaattgagtttgaagggctaaagtcatattttcactaaaaatggTGAAATAATAACAGGACGATTTATCAGGTACAATACAAAAGTCAGTATTAAATAATCATTCTTTAATCCGATATTACACCAAATGCTTGATTAATTTAGTTAGTATTATCTGATTACTATTTATCATATCCAACTGAAATAATCAGTACAGTTTGAGCTGACAAACGAAGTCTAATAGATCTTAATCACCGAATATCTTGGTCAAAATGATCTACGTAAGCAATGACATAACAAAGCCATTTTAGTCTTTGCCACTTGGCAGAAGatgattttaaaaaaagaaaaatccctTGTCTCAAAGTAATATATTGAATCTTTCAGCTCACTGGTTGGTATCAACTATCTTCATCAATCATCACCATCCATTATTGGAGGTTGGAGCTGCTTTGTGCATTCTGTCAAGTCCTCATGGAAACTAAATCCCATAAGCAGCTtcacattttcttcttcccatATATGGTTCAAGGCCACTTCATACCCCTTATAAACATTGCCAGACTATTTGCTTCTCGTGGTGTAAAATCCACCCTAATAGCCACCCCTCTCAATGCACCTCTCTTTTCCAAGGCAATCCAAAGCAGCAAGaaattgggcattgatgttgacaTTCTTGTCATCAAGTTCCCAACTGAGGAAGTAGGGTTGCCTCAAGGATGTGAAAATGCTAACTTAGTTACCACCTTGGAGATGAACGAAAAGTTCATCAAAGCCACCTTACTTCTTCAACCACAAATTGAGCAGATTTTAGACAAACACCGCCCTCATTGCCTTGTTGCAGACACGTTCTTTCCCTGGGCAACGGATGTTGCTGCCAAGTTTGGTATTCCCAGGATCATATTTCATGGCATGGGTTTTTTCGCCTTGTGTGCTTCTCGTAGTGTGGCGTTGTATGAGCCTCACGCGAAGCTGTCATCTGATTCAGAAGTTTTTACTATTCCTAATTTTCCAGTTGAGATCAAGCTGACAAGAAGCCAAATGCCGAATGTTCCCAAGCAAAGTGCTGAAATCACCAAGTTGATTAAGGAGGCGAGGGAGAGCGGGGAAAAGAGCTATGGGTCCATTGTTAACAGCTTTTATGAACTTGAACCGGCTTTTGCAGACCATTACAGGACAGTGTTTGGGAGGAAGGCATGGCATATAGGCCCGGTTTCGGCAGCCAATAAGGCAGCAGATGACGAAGCCTCCCTTGATCAGCACGAGTGCTTGAATTGGCTTAGTTCTAAGAAACCCAATTCAGTTGTTTACATATGTTTCGGAAGTATGACCAATTTCATCGACTCTCAGCTCCTAGAAATTGCAGCGGGGCTTGAGGCTTCTGGGCAGGAGTTCATTTGGGTTgtgaagagagaaaagaatgaTAAAGAAGAGTGGCTCCCCGAAGGGTTTGAGGAGAGAATGGAAGGTAAAGGACTaattataagaggttgggctccGCAAGTGCCGATCCTTGAGCACCAAGCAATCGGAGCCTTTGTGACTCACTGCGGGTGGAACTCTATCCTTGAAGGAGCGTCTGCTGGGGTGCCAATGATCACATGGCCCGTGTCGGCTGACCAGTTTTACAATGAGAAGTTGGTGACTGAGGTACTGAAAACCGGGGTTGCTGTTGGTGCTAAACAATGGGGTACGGGTACATTTCTGGATGTGAAGAAGGAAGCCAGTGTGAAGAGGGAAGCCATAGAAAAGGCTGTAAATCAAGTAATGGCGAGTGAAGAAGCAGAGGGAATGAGAGGCAGAGCCAGGGTGCTTAGAGAAATGGCAATGAGGGCTGTTGAAGAAGGTGGTTCGTCTTTCTCAGATTTAACTTCTCTAATTCAGGAAATGGGGTCCCTTGTAGCCTGAACTTCCTTCGACGGACTAAATTGTTGTATCCCATGGAAAATAGGAATCTAAATACATATTTTTAAGCTAAGTAGACTTGTCTCCCAAGTCACAACTACTGATATATACGAACTCTATCAACCAGTTTCTTCAGTCAATCTTTTGCAGTGCTATTATTTCTCATCTCCGTTATTCTCCATCTTCTAAGCAAATTACAAATCTCTTACTACTTGAAATGGACATAAAACCAACCAACCTcacatttttttcttcccttgTATGTCACATGGCCATATGATACCAACCATAGATATGGGCAAACTATTTGCTTCAAGAGGCATCAAAACAACCATAATTTCCACTCCTCTTAACTAATCCCCTTCTCCAAAACCAATGATGGCACATTTATTAATCCACAATCAAAATGAGGAGAATTCAATTGAGGAGAAGTTGGATTCAGAAAGAATTAAAATCAGAAGGTTTTTACTAAATTGAAGTTGTAACTCAATTTTAGTTTAAACGCAATTACCCTTGCACATCAAGGTCCCAAATTATAAGTTAAAAATGCTTCTATTCTGCAAGGAATTTGTAGCTTAATTTTAGTTAAACCGCATTCACCCTTGCACCTTGAGGTGCCAAGTTCGATGCCAATTCCCCCTCGCCCAATAGCAGATGGGTAAAACCCACGGAGCATTAACGTTCATTACTTGAGCATGATACATTTGCACCTTCCTATATCTGATAAATTAATTCCCCATGCAGCAAAATAAACAAGGCCCAAAACACCATCCATAGCAAAGCCAAGTAAACGCATAACGGCTGGCTGACGTCAGCATGACGTCACATAACTCAACACATTGCTCAACACGCTTTGGGTCGGCCTAAAAGCTGGCTTGGGTTGGGTGCCAGTTTAATTGGATCGGCTAGAGGGGTTTTAAGGGGTGCCAGCCTATTTTTCCCACAGTGAACTAGCCTATGTGCTTGGGCTGGAATTGCTCTTAAAGCGGCAAGTTTGGAAAAAGATTATTACAATGTTTATGTTTTCTATATTCTATTATTAAAATGTACTatcaagaaaattttatttaaaagaaaGATAATATCAACATATTATAATAAATAGTTCGAAACAGTTTGAGTTCTTTATTGCATTTGAACTTTTTTTGAACTCGCTCGAGCTTGGCACATATAAGAagcaaattaaacttaaacatagTGGTACTATTCGGTTTGAGTCGACTCATTTACAATTCTATATCCATTCGACTTTATCAAATATAGGACTAaggcttgttttatttatttattgttagtCGATTTTCATGCCCGTCGTTTAAGAATTCAATCACCAGAGATACAAACCTTTAGTAGATCTTATCACCAACTATCTTGGTATAGAATTCAAAATTTAGGGTGGACAAAATGATCTACGTATGCAATGACATAACAAAGCGATTTTAGTCTTTGCCACTTGGCAGAACATgaatattttaaaaagaaacaaatcgTTAAATCCCAAGTCTCAAAAGTATCAACTCTCTTCTTCAAGCATCACCATCCATTATTGGAGGTTGGAGCTCCTTTGTGCATTCTGTCAAGTCCCCATGGAAACTAAACCCCATAAGCAGCTtcacattttcttcttcccatACATGATTCAAGGCCACTTCATACCCCTTATAAACATGGCCAAACTATTTGCTTCTCGTGGTGTAAAATCCACCCTAATAACCACCCCTCTCAATGCTCCTCTCTTTTCCAAGGCAATCCAAAGCAGCAAGAAATTGGGATTTGATGTTGACATTCTTGTCATCAAGTTCCCAACTGAGGAAGTGGGGTTGCCTCAAGGATGTGAAAATGCAAACTTAGCTACCACCAGGGAGATGAACGAGAAGTTCATCAAAGCCACCTTCCTTCTTCAACCACAAATTGAGCAGCTTTTAGACGAACACCGCCCTCATTGCCTTGTTGCAGACAATTTCTTACCTTGGGCAACAGATGTTGCTGCCAAGTTTGGTATTCCAAGGATCATATTTCAAGGCCTCGGTTTTTTCGCTTTGTGTGCTTTTCATAGTGTGGCGTTGTATGAGCCTCACGCGAAGATGTCATCTGATTCAGAAGTTTTTACTATTCCTAATTTTCCAATTGAGATCAAGCTGACAAGAAGCCAAATCCCGAATTTTCCCAAGCAAAGTGCTGAATTCACCAAGTTGTTTAAAGAGGCGATGGAGAGCGAGGAAAAGAGCTATGGGTTCATTGTTAACAGCTTTTATGAACTTGAACGGGCTTTTGCAGACCATTACAGGACAGTGTATGGGAGGAAGGCATGGCATATAGGCCCGGTTTCATCAGTAAATAAGGCAGCAGATGACGAAGCCTCCCTTGATCGGCACGAGTGCTTGAATTGGCTTAGTTCTAAGAAACCCAATTCAGTTGTTTACATATGTTTCGGAAGTATGACCAATTTCATTGACTCTCAGCTCCAAGAAATTGCAGCGGGGCTTGAGGCTTCTGGGCAGGAATTCATTTGGGTTgtgaagagagaaaagaatgaTAAAGAAGAGTGGCTCCCCGAAGGGTTTGAGGAGAGAATGGAAGGTAAAGGACTaattataagaggttgggctccGCAAGTGCCGATTCTTGAGCACCAAGCAATCGGAGCCTTTGTGACTCACTGCGGGTGGAACTCTATCCTTGAAGGAGCGTCTGCTGGGGTGCCAATGATCACATGGCCCGTGTCGGCTGAGCAGTTTTACAATGAGAAGTTGGTGACCGTGGTACTGAAAACTGGGGTTGCTGTTGGTGCTAAACAATGGGGTACATTTCTGGATGTGATGACGGAAGCCAGTGTGAAGAGGGAAGCCATAGAAAAGGCTGTAAATCAAGTAATGGTGAGTGAAGAGGCAGGGGGAATGAGAGGCAGAGCCAGGGTACTTAGAGAGATGGCAAAGAGGGCTGTTGAAGAAGGTGGTTCGTCTTTCACAGATTTAACTTCTCTAATTCAGGAATTGGGGTCCCTTGGAGCATGAACTACCTTCGACGGATTAAATTGTTGTATCCCATGGAAAATAGAAATCTAAATACATATTTTTGAGCTCAGTAGACTTGTCTCCCAAGTCACAACTGCTGATATATGCCAACTCTATCAACCAGTTTCTTCAGTCAATTTTTTGCAGTGCTATTATTTCTTGTCTCCGTTATTCTCCATCATCTATGAAAATTACAAATCTCTTACTACTTGAAATGGACAATAAAACCAACCAACctcacatttttttcttctcttgtaTGTCACACGGCCATATGATTCCAACCAGATACTGGCAAACTATTTGCTTCAAGAGGCATCAAAACAAACACAATTTCCACGCCTCATAACTTATCCCCTTCTCCAAAACCAGTGATGGCTCGTTTATTAATCCAAAATCAAAATGAGGAGAATTCAATTGAGGAGAAGTTGgattgagaaagaattagaaTCAGATTCCTATAAAGGTTTTTACTAAATTGTCTAGAATCGGGATGAGAATGGTGTTGAATCGGAATAGAAACCAATTGATTACCTTGGTGTAAACAAATTATTTTATGTGGTAAATAAATTGATTATCATATGTATTCAGACTTGCACAAAGGTTTGCTTGAATTGATGATGATAATATTAATACTTCATTATAGAGCATAAAACTCTGAAGTTGGTCCCAACTTACAAGTTAAAAATGCTTCTATTCCGCAAGGAATTTGTAGCTCAGTTTTAGTTAAAACGCATTCACCCTTGCACTTGAGGTGCCAACTTCAATGCCGATTCCCCCTCCCCCAATAACAGATGGGTAAAACCCGCGAAGCATTAACGTGCATTACGTGAGCATGCTACATTTGCACCTTCCTATGTCTgataaattaaatccccaagCAGCAGAATAAACAAGTTCCAAAACACCATCCATAGCAAAGCCAAGTAAGGGCATCACGGCCGTCACGAACGGCTGGGATTATTACACACAATCGTTCCTGGCATTTGAAAATGCCCACAACAGCTTCCAACCATCTATCACACGAGACCTAACACAACACAGATCAACTTAAACAGAAGCAGAAGCCACATGGGTAGAAATGAGAGCATGTGTGCAATAGATAAAAGGATTAAACCCTCGCTAGTCCAAGATTCTATCAGATTTTATCCAGCTTTTCTGCCTTGACAACCGGGTTGGCTTTGGCTATTGCATCCTGAGCAGCAGTCCGGTAATCATAGGGGCAGTTGTGTTTATCAGAGTACCGATGAACTGCACAAAAGAGATCTCCACAACGGCAACTGAACCCCGTTAGACCAACACGTTTCCTGCAAGTGCCGCACCTCGTAGGAGTCTCTTTCACCTTCTCCTCACTCTTAATGTTCAACGATGTCGAGGAAGCCTGTGTTGAGATAAGCATCACATCTGCAGAACCAGCTTGTACATCTACAGCAGCAGTAGCAACAGGCCCCTTGCCACTTTCAGTGGGACTGCCATTCACCACACTACCAATGGATGCCGCAACGACTTTAGCTTGTTCTTGCTTCAACACCAAGTCCTTGTGGCACTTGGAACACAAATTCATGGTTGCTGGACTTCCAAAGAATCCGCAGTTGTTGGCACAAAGCTTGGGAGCTTCAGGAGGAGC contains the following coding sequences:
- the LOC137733261 gene encoding UDP-glucose flavonoid 3-O-glucosyltransferase 7-like, producing the protein METKSHKQLHIFFFPYMVQGHFIPLINIARLFASRGVKSTLIATPLNAPLFSKAIQSSKKLGIDVDILVIKFPTEEVGLPQGCENANLVTTLEMNEKFIKATLLLQPQIEQILDKHRPHCLVADTFFPWATDVAAKFGIPRIIFHGMGFFALCASRSVALYEPHAKLSSDSEVFTIPNFPVEIKLTRSQMPNVPKQSAEITKLIKEARESGEKSYGSIVNSFYELEPAFADHYRTVFGRKAWHIGPVSAANKAADDEASLDQHECLNWLSSKKPNSVVYICFGSMTNFIDSQLLEIAAGLEASGQEFIWVVKREKNDKEEWLPEGFEERMEGKGLIIRGWAPQVPILEHQAIGAFVTHCGWNSILEGASAGVPMITWPVSADQFYNEKLVTEVLKTGVAVGAKQWGTGTFLDVKKEASVKREAIEKAVNQVMASEEAEGMRGRARVLREMAMRAVEEGGSSFSDLTSLIQEMGSLVA
- the LOC137733262 gene encoding UDP-glucose flavonoid 3-O-glucosyltransferase 7-like; the protein is METKPHKQLHIFFFPYMIQGHFIPLINMAKLFASRGVKSTLITTPLNAPLFSKAIQSSKKLGFDVDILVIKFPTEEVGLPQGCENANLATTREMNEKFIKATFLLQPQIEQLLDEHRPHCLVADNFLPWATDVAAKFGIPRIIFQGLGFFALCAFHSVALYEPHAKMSSDSEVFTIPNFPIEIKLTRSQIPNFPKQSAEFTKLFKEAMESEEKSYGFIVNSFYELERAFADHYRTVYGRKAWHIGPVSSVNKAADDEASLDRHECLNWLSSKKPNSVVYICFGSMTNFIDSQLQEIAAGLEASGQEFIWVVKREKNDKEEWLPEGFEERMEGKGLIIRGWAPQVPILEHQAIGAFVTHCGWNSILEGASAGVPMITWPVSAEQFYNEKLVTVVLKTGVAVGAKQWGTFLDVMTEASVKREAIEKAVNQVMVSEEAGGMRGRARVLREMAKRAVEEGGSSFTDLTSLIQELGSLGA
- the LOC137733263 gene encoding zinc finger A20 and AN1 domain-containing stress-associated protein 8-like: MEHNETGCQAPPEAPKLCANNCGFFGSPATMNLCSKCHKDLVLKQEQAKVVAASIGSVVNGSPTESGKGPVATAAVDVQAGSADVMLISTQASSTSLNIKSEEKVKETPTRCGTCRKRVGLTGFSCRCGDLFCAVHRYSDKHNCPYDYRTAAQDAIAKANPVVKAEKLDKI